CTCATATACCGTTGGTTCATCAACTATAAACCAAGATAAGGTTAAAAGTTGAGGAATGTATGGCTTTacattctgttggtgcaatcatgggATTATAGTGTTTTGATATATGTCCAATATGTTGTTCTAGGTAGATGTGTCAAGTAGGTCAACCAAATATTTGACATTGGATAAAATCTAAACAGGTCCAAGTCAAACAAAAATTTGGTAGATGGAGAAGTCCGGAAGTTGGCAAATGAAAAGTGCAACAGGAAGTTGGCAAGAGGAAAGTGGAATAGGTATTGGTAGTGAAAGTTCAAGCAAGTCAGTGAGACCGGATGTGTGGCAGTGGAACTTTAGCAGGTCAAAGTGAACTAGATGCTTGACAAGTGATGGGACCATTGGAAGCTTGGTAAGTGATGGAAGTCTCAAGCCATTTAAATTGTCCAATCGTTAGTTTGTGTGTGATTTTATGTTTGTGTTATTTTATATTTCCCGCTGTCTACAAACTAATTTTTAGACAAACACACGAAAGAAAAGTGAGGATCTAGTTATCCTAGTTGTGTTTCACGATCTAACACATTCCATGTTAGATTGAGCCCAAAAGCTGGGAACTCAAGGAAAAGTACCAGATAGTAGAGAAGGGTAAAATTCTGCTTAGATATTTATTAGACTCTAACATAGCTTATAACACCTGATGACAAAAGAACCAATGTGGATTTAAACTATTAACTCTAGTACCCTTTTTCAAGCTGCAGTGTAGATATTGATTTATGTTCTGCCAAAAGTCCCACAAATCAAAAACACAGGACTGAATGACACAAGGAAGATACTGTATTGGTTCAATGGTTGAAGATCAATGGTTTACACTGTGATTGAGTAGATCTCCAGAAATAAATCTTTGTCGAGTATAATTTTCTTCCtctatttctttcaaattgaaaaTACTCCATGTCATTGAAGTTTTCTATAAATGGAATGTTGAATTATGAAGCATTGTAGAGTAAATGAGATAAGGTTTAGTAGTTACTGTTGTGACATAAACAAGGAAAAGTATCATGTGAGAGATTAAGTAATATTCGATATTAATCCAACGGACTAGGACTAGATGTCATAGATGAGTTTGAATTCTGATGTCTAATCGGGAGAATAGAAAGAGGATACCGGAGAAAATAATTAACCTCTTTTGAGATTGCAATGTTAGAGACTTGATGAAAGTGTTGCACTATGATGTGATAGGTTAGATTATGTTGAGTTTAATCTGTCTGGCCACTTCTGTGTGGTGTTTAATTTGGTTTACGCTAATGTTATTTCGGGGCAAAAAGAGTTCTATTAGGTGCCAAGTTAGGATGAGTTAGGTAAAAGATAGTAGCTTTACATGAAACTCCAAGAGATCGTTGGTGGTTGGCATCATGGATTAAAATCTCGTTCCTTTTTGCCCGATAGGAGAAACATTTCGTTCCGCTCATGAACTAGCACAAGCATGCCTTTGGTGCTGACACGCTCTGAGGCCTCGTGGGCGCGTCGCGCTGGCCCAACAACACGTCCGAAGGCATCGTGTGGGCTCGGCAACTCATCCGGAGGTGTTGTACTGCCTGGCGTCGCTTCCGGAGGTGTCACACAGGCTCAATGATACATCCGAAGGCATTGGCTCGATGACGTGTCCAAACGCGTTGTGCGGGCCCGACAACACGTCCGGAGGCCTTGTGCTGCCTGGCGACATGTCCAAACGCATTGCGTGGGCTTGAACAGTGGGGGCGGGTGaaggttttaatttaattaaataacttaTGTTAATAGTTTTAATCAACTCTAAATTGTGGAACCACGACATTAGTGGCCCTAGGTCGTCCGCTACCATTGGGAGGAAGCTAAAGCTGGGAAGcccaagtttaaataattttaatcaactctagctatgattgagataatttaaataggtTTAATTTAAGCTTAAGAAAATTttcctaatatatatataatattttattttttatatttaaatatttatattaaaattttatttttaattaatatattttatatttaaaaaaatattgaaactaaGTCGGCATGACATGATACGGTattgaaaccgtatcgttccggttgGGACCGAAATCTCGACACGGCTCTATGGTTGGCATCTGTATTAAGTTCTTAAATGTCCTACTTTTATGTAGGAATCAAGGAGAAAAAATATTCCTAGTATTTAGTATTATGCTGGAATTACTTAGTTTAATAACCCTGCAGGAATTTATATTGCTAAGAAAACAAATCCTATATATTGTTCTTGTTATTTTTGTACTTTTTCCTAAAATATGCAAGAATAGTGgtagatttggatttttttttccttgtttgatTTCACCAAATCCTTTATTACATAGGCATTATGTTTTGTGAGTCATACATGTTGAATGTTGAATAGGTAACAGATAACATGATTTGACTTGGCATACCTGCGATTTCTATTCTTTCATCAGTCTTGTAATGTAACCTCAATTTGTTGGGAAGCGGGGCTCATTTGAAaattctgtaatttaatttactgCAATATTATTCAGGCCTGTCTTGATGATTTCACTCATCATAACATTGATGTTGCTTGCAATCTTCTTGAAACTTGTGGTCGGTTTTTGTATCGATCACCTGAAACTACCATACGCATGGCAAACATGTTGGAGATTCTGATGCGACTGAAAAATGTGAAGAATTTGGATCCCCGTCATAGTACATTGGTTGAAAATGCCTATTACTTGTGCAAACCTCCTGAGCGTTCTGCTCGAGTTACTAAAGTCCGTCCTCCATTACATCaggtttgctttttttttttttacttgttgaACCTTTCTCTTTTCATTCATATGAACTGCACTAAGGAAGTTTCTTTTCCCTTTGCAGTATATCAGAAAACTGATTTTCTCAGATCTTGACAAGTCGACAGTGGAGCATGTTCTGCGTCAGCTGCGCAAACTACCTTGGTCTGAATGCGAACCATACATATTAAAGTGCTTCTTGAAGGTTCACAAGGGGAAATATAGTCAAGTACATCTTATTGCTGTTCTCACTGGAGGGCTTGGTCGCTACCATGACGAATTTGTAGTTGCACTTATAGATGAGGTCAATTTCTTAAGGGCTTGAATACTTTCACTGCAGTATTTATTGAAAAacaaagaatttttttattttgtttcttggtATTTTGAACTATAGAAAATTTCACATTTCAACATTTTTATAAATTGACTGTCGTTTTTCCCCCTGTACTAAAGCCACTTTAAAAAtctgattttatttttcatgCAATCAGAAAACCTGGGATGAGATGAACTGCTTTAGGTGAATATCATTTTTTGGTGATTTATTGCTTATGAAGCCCATGCTTCTGGACTCTTTATGGTGTTTAATCTGGATCATGTATGTTGATTCAGTTGGAAGATAATATTTCTGCAATTATTAGTAGATATTGGCATTGGAAATTCACATACTTGCCATGTCTTTGATTGACATCATTTCTACTACAATGTTTTGTTCATTGTATCATCTTTAGAAAAATTCAATAGCTGAGTATTTTGCTTTTCTACTTCAAAATAGTTTTCATCTAGTCATTGTATTCTTTTAGAGCTACTAAATACTTAAGTAATTTGCTGGGAATTCTTACAGAACCAAGTTAAAGATTTGTGCTATGTTTGCATATCAGATGTTTACTAACAAAAAACAAGATCATGTTAAATTCCTTTTAGAAATAGTTTGTAGTTGTATTATGAATATGTTTTAGCTCACCACATGTGCTTGTCTGTGTGAAGAAAGTATGATTCGATTGTTGACCAAATAATGTTGCACCATTGTGTTGCTTGGGACTTATAAAAATGAAAAGGTAATGTTATGATTCCTACTTGAGATTCAATATTAAATGTGCTCAGAGTTTACTCCTTCAAACTTACTAATGCAAACACGGTGTTTCAGTTAAAATGTTTTACATTTTTCAAAGAGTTTATTTCAGTAAGATCTCTTTAGAAAAATAAGCTTTTAAGTCTTATGatggaaatttattgttttattttaggTGTGTTAATTAGTTTTGGTAAGTTTTAATTTAGAAAATGGTATAGTTTTTGTAGGAGTTTAATTTTGGTTTAGTTTTTTGCAATTTGATTATTTTCTAGTTTGGTTTGGTTAGGTTAGAGTCTATAAAACACATCCAATTCATAAGTTTATTTTGCCTTTCAATTgaataaaaatttctcttgttTAATCTCAATATGTGTTTCTTATTTCTCTGTTTGATAGTTATTCCTGATACTGTGTCAATTCTGTTCCTATTCTGTATGTAAGTTTGGAGTTTGATTTTGGTATTGCATCATTTATGTTATTGACAATTAAAAGGAAAAGGGTGGAAAAAAGTGAGTTTCTACCAACTGGTTGTCTTTACATCCTTGCGTTGGATAAACATTGCTGCATCTGACAAATTGTTATGTAAAAAGGACAGCCAGAAGCTCCTATCAATGCTGGGCTCGGGGAAGGGTCTATTGTATGCAACCTTATCCCTCtttgcaagaggttatttttgagACTCGAACTCGTGACCTCTAGGTCACATGGCAGCAACTTTATTGTTGCGCAACAAATTGTTAtgtattaatatttaattatgccAAATAGTGTATCATATCCTTGATTATTGTGTTAGTCATAAATAATACATTTTGCACTGAACCAGAGTTACATGAATAATTGTATTAGTAGTTAGAAGTTGGATCAAACACTTCGTCCATTGAATTGTGCTCTAGGATAAATCACCATTTGATACGTTAGCACCAAATACGTTTGGAATTTATGCTCATAGGGTTTGAACATTTGTGTTGATCTcacatagttttaattttgacCTAGAAGCAGAGTTACATGAATAATTGCATTAGTAGTTAGTAGTTGACCTCTTTATCATGTGGGCTAAGTGCAGAACAAGTGAGCTTAAGTGCGTGTATCGGTGTCTTCAGTCCGTTTGCCACTTTTAGTGGAATTTGTGATTGTTTTGATTAGAACAATGATTTACATAGCATGTTTGCCTTATTAGTTGGAGTCTTCTAAATGGATCTTATCTCCTCCATTGAATTGTGCACAAGGTTATATCACCTTTTGACAATTTAGCATTATATACTGAACTAGTTAGATCCATGGCTATAGGGTTTAGGGGCATTTTTTAACATTGGTTGACTTGGTCTGATGTGACCCTCAATCTTCTTTTGTTCTGGCTTAGAATCAGCATTGGCAGCTTTGCCTTTTGCAAAAATATTCACCTCCGAAAAGTCTGTAAGTTATTAGTCAACACATTGACTGCCGTTTAATTCTTAATACTAAGTTTATGTAATGGATCAATGGGCAGGTGTAAATTATTGCAATTAATGAATCATATAGATGCAATAAATTTGAGGTTTTTTTATGAATATGTATGCAATGAGTATGTTTTCAATTATAGAGATGCAGAAAAACCATCAtctttagtattttattttcgttGCATCCAAATACTCCGTTTGATGCTTAACAAGTTGCTAACATACCAATTGAACATATCGTAGGTACTTGAGGAAATTAGACTGGGATTAGAATTGAATGATTATGAGATGCAGCAGCGGCGGCTTGCTCATATGAGATTGCTTGGGGAGCTATACAATTATGAGCACATTGATTCCTCCGTAGTGTTTGAAacactttacctgattatttgcTATGGTTATGGATCATCAGAAGTAAGCATCTGGCATTAGGGTTTGGTGATTTTATTCATGATATCATTATGTGATCAACATAAAATTATGAAATGTTACTCTTACGGTCTATTTGTTTCATAGAAAACatttacttggatttttttttaattttctaatatttGGAGTGATGAAAAATTTTGGTCGGATTTTTGTCATAGCTAACATAAAATGTGGTCATTTTAGGGGAAAGTGAATTCCACTTTAAATGAGTACTATTCTTTTTTGCCCACATGTCTGTGAGCCCTCAACCTTCTTCCCTCATCCATAAGCCTTCATCTGTGAGTGCCCCTACTACTGTCAATTTTTTATACAGGTAATGTTTTATGTGAAACAAGCAGACCCTTAGTGATTTTAATTCGACAGTTATCTGGATATAGGTAAGGGTCCCCAATTTTTCAATTTGATCAATGGTCTGCATTTCCTGACCTGTTCCACTGTTCAATTTGTTAAGCATTGTCTTGGCCTGCCAAAACTCAGTTTAACCTGGGCTGGTCAAGTTGACACTTTCCTATGTAGGATTTTATAACCATTTGTAGTTCAGCAGTTACATCTGTTGTTTCTCCCTTGGTGTAGCCTCACTCTCTTCTTTCCCATCTACTTTAATCTGGGGAAGTTATGGCTGAAACAAGTTATTTATATGCATCTTTTAAATCCAATTTGTGTTTACTTCAGTTCAAATGAATTAACTTGGCTATTAGCTAACAGTGCCCATGTTTGAGTAAAGTGGTAATTCTGCATTGGCACTTCTATGATCCAAAAAAGCATGATGTCCCTACTGAAATCAGCATTGCTATTTATTTTCTTCACATCTAATTCATTTATTGTTTCAAGTTTAAGGAGTTGCTAACTTTCCATCTGTCACCAAAGATGGATAGTAAGAGGGAGCAATTATTAGCTTTTGGTTATGGAGGTCATTTATGTTATTATACCCAACTTTTGTCAGACTATGCATAAATCTGCTGTCTAAAAAAAATATGGTATTATGTATTTCCCTACTTTGTTTTTCTTGTAATTGTGGCATATGGTGGTGGGGACAGGATCTTCTGGTCCCCTTGTCCTGGTCCGCTCCTGGACCGGGACAAGGGGATTGGTGGGGGGTAATGGGCCCCCACCTATTAACAGGTGGGGGTCATTGCCTCCCACCAATGCAAAGGCTGGACCAATTGCGAACCAGAGGATCCGCCCCCATGGTGGTGATGTATCATCTTAGGTTTGCTAGATCTAACAGTGGAATATTTTGAGAAAGCTGCGTATCAATTTAGTTATCAATGATAACAATGGAAGATGAGACTGACTGATGTTTTCCTTTCAGCAAGATACTTTGGATCCACCAGAAGATTGTTTCCGTATCAGATTGATAGTTACACTTCTTCAGACGTGTGGTCACTATTTTGATAGAGGTTCTTCCAAGAGAAAGCTTGATAGATTCTTGATATATTTTCAACAGTATGTTCTAAGCAAAGGTCCAATACCATTCGACATTGAGTTTGACATTCAGGTTAGTCCACTACTTGCTTGAGTCATCCTGTTTAAGGATTTGTCTGTTTCTACTCAGGAAATTAGATTTGCTTACTGGAACATCATTGCAGGACATGTTTGCAGAATTACGACCTGATATGACTAGGTACTCAACAATTGAGGAAGTTAATATCGCACTTGTTGAACTTGAGGAACATGAGCGAACTTTCTCAGCTGATAAGATCTACAGTGAGAAGCACTCAGATGGTGAATCTCAAAAAGGTCAATCTCAGTCAGTTTCAACAATTAATGTCAATGGACAAGGTACAACAAATGGAATAGAGAATGGTAGGGTTCATGATGCAGCAGGGGATAGTGATAGCTACTCTGACAATGGTAGCATTTATCACGATGGGCATGAAGACGAGGAAGAACCAATGTATGAAGACAAATCGGATGATGGGTCGGATGGTGATGAGGATGATGATGAAGATGATGGTGCAGTTGGATCTGATGAGGAAGACAATGTCCACGTTAGGCAGAAATTGGTGCAGGTGGATCCCAATGAAGAAGAGGACTTTGACCGTGAGTTGAAGACTCTGATGCAGGAAAGCTTGGAATCAAGAAAGCTGGACATAAGGGCTAGGCCTACTATTAATATGATAATACCAATGAATGTTTTTGATGGTTCTAAGGACCCGAGGTTTGTCGAGGGGGAGAGTGGTGAAGACACTGTAGAGGAAGATGGTGGTGGAGGACCAAACAAGGTGAGAGTTAAAGTGCTGATGAAAAGAGGCAACAAGCAGCAAACAAAGCAAATGTATGTCCCCCATGACTGCACTCTCGTGCAAAGTACAAAACAAAAGGAAGCCGCTGAGTTGGAAGAGAAACAACATCTGAAGAAGCGGATTCTGGAATATAAtgagagggaagaagaggaaCTAAGTGGAGCATCATTGCAAGCTGGGAACTGGATGCAATCTGGGAACAGCAGTGGTAACCGGACTGCAGTCCGAGGTAATTGGGATGGTATGAGGATGGGTTTGCGGCCACGACAACATCCACATCCATCTAGTGGGTACTATCATTCGCATGGTAGGAGAAGATGATCATACTAAATGGTAATTTTGGTTAGCAAATTGAGTTGGCGTGCTCAGTACCATTAGTGGCTGGAGAGATCTTCTGAATGCAAGTAACCTTTGGTGGTTGTTATCAGAGATGCGATTGGCATTTACAAAGGCAATAAGATGATTCTGCCATCAGATCCTGAAATGAACGTGGAGGTTCTTGGTTGTGTTTGTGAAAATGATCTGAATAAGTTATTGTAATACCACAGCGTTGTCTACTGCAGCTTGTTTCGTCCACTCGACTGATACTTCCATAATTGTGTGCGTTTCTCTGTTGGTGGATCTGGTAGGGGGTAGGATGCAATGAAATGGGAGTGATTTATTCCTTCTATGATTTCATTTCGGTATTGGGAAGAATAATTTGAAACTACTCATTATAAAGACTGAGCTGTTCCATTCCATTCATCCCAAAATTCAAGAGTTGAAAGGTTGCATTTCGTCCCTGTTAAATATACAACTGCTGAAGTCATTATCTAAAACAATTAGATTATAGATAAATAAATTGTGTGAAAAGGTGGATCCGATGGCTTGATGAATATGAATCTCTATGGAATATGAATATCCTTGTAGGAATGTCATCCATATCACGGGATGAATATGAATCTCGTTGTAGGAATGTCCTCTAAACGGATGTCATGTGGTAAATTTCAAGATTAATAGACTTTTTTACTATGTTCAATCGAAAATATTTTACTCCCCGTGTGATATGGGAATATCGACCTTCAATTTATGCTTCATCTAGAGAACATGGCATGCGGGAAAGTTGATAATTGTCCGTCACAATGCATCTCGTAGTACATCAAAGGTTTACGCATCAGTCAATCATAAAATATCAAATTCATTGATCGCAGTTGGAAGAAATGCAtcaattttttcttcaaataacCTAGTAATGTGCATGCAAAATGATCACACAATCAACATTGAGTAATAGTTCATAACTAATTCAATTTTATCAACTAGGTCGTTTgagttttattattatatttttgtgtgtaTGAATGCGTAAAAGTTTCTTTtcgctttaaaatattttctactaTACAAATATTAGCATGGAAGGTTTCCATAATGGCTTTGCTTCTCACAAGTTGTGAAAATTAATAATCATCACAATGTTATGTGGGACACATCTTTGCTTTAAGAAAAATTCAGTGTCGAAAAAAGGTATTTTGCAATTGCACTTGATacttatttctaaaaacaaaCACGATGGTCCATCGCGCTACGGACATGACTGCCGAGCATTAAACCATTTTTGTACCACTATTTTGGAATCATGATTTTTATCACTCTTTTTATCTTTATTATttgttcttaattttttttaaaaaaaaaaaactacagtATCTCCTACTATTCTTCAAAAAAATATGGAACTCCTACTATTATTCAAAAACTATGGAACTGTCACATTGACAGTCCTCCCAGGCTATCCACTACTGTTGGAAGGGAAGTAAAATGGGAAAGTTAAAGTGGCAAGTGTTTGGATGGAGGTCTATAAAGGTAATGAAATTCTCTCCTGAGTTTTGACCCCTCGATCACTATAGTCTTATCCCAAGTATTTACCATTGAATCATGCCCTCCCCTCCCGAGGGCAACCCTTACTATTCTCCAATTATAACAAATTATAGCATTAACGGCCCCCCAGATCGCTTACTATCATTGAGAGGGAAGTTAAATAGGGAAATTCAAGTGGCAAGTGTTTGAGCGGAAGTGTACAGAGGCTATGAAACCCTCTGTTGAGTtttgaccccccccccccaatcatTACAGTCTTATTCCAAGTACTTACTACTTAATCATGCTCCGAGAGCAACTCCTACTATTCGTTCTTGTCCCGTATCATTATGCTAAGAGAAAGGACACAAATGGGATTTAAAAtctatggtcctaaattaaaatgAGTTCAACGATCATCATCTGCCTGTACTGTACGATTACTTAATTGAGTAGTAAAGTACTCATAACAAGAAAAAATGATGCTTGAAACAGCAAAGATGGAATTCCAGCCTCAAGAaataaaggaaacaaaagaaAGGAGTACACTCATTCATCTTGTAACTCAAGAAATTTAGCCTTTCTATCGGAGGAGTTTAGATTTCAGCTTAAAACCATAAATAATCAAGAATTTGTCAAAAGGAAATAGTTCATTCTCAACTAGACGATGGCCATTCTCTTCGGATGTCAAAGCTGTAGTTGATCACCAAGTGAGACTTGCCATCATCGTCGACGAACTGAACGACATTAACAAAGAGAGATTTTTATGTCATTAGCTGTTGTACCTTTAATGATGTGTAGACAAGAATATTAATTATACCTTCATTCTTGCAGAATATGATCCTCTAACAAAGAAGCCAGAAGGGATGATCTCTTCTGATGTTTCGAATGTGTATACCTCAAGCTGAGGGCTGAAAGTACCAAGCATCTCTTTTGCTTTGTCCACTGTAAACCataataatcttaattaattttgacaTTGCATATAACATTAACTTTGATTTAGATTGAACAAATTAATATATCATTTG
This window of the Zingiber officinale cultivar Zhangliang chromosome 3B, Zo_v1.1, whole genome shotgun sequence genome carries:
- the LOC121967732 gene encoding regulator of nonsense transcripts UPF2-like, with amino-acid sequence MEHTEDECRMVSDHQGKQDDEESLARLEEHRKSIDAKMTLRHSNLNPERPDSGFLRTLDSSIKRNTAVTKKLRQINDEQREALLDELRGVNMSKFVSEAVTAICEAKLRASDIQAAVQVCSLLHQRYNDFAPSLIQGLLKIFFPGKTGDDLDADRNSRAMKKRSTLKLLVELYFVGVVDDCSILLNIIKDLTALDHLKDRETTQTNLSLLTSFTRQGRFFLGLQLAGQEIYDEFFAVLNVTADQKKFFKKALHTYYDAVTELLLSEHNSLRLMELENAKVLNAKGELSDENTASYEKLRKSFDQLFRGVSSLAEALDVQPPVMPDDGHSTRVTTGIDAASSTSVKEASILEPVWDDEDTRAFYESLPDLRAFVPAVLLGEAEPKLNDQQLKAHDQQSENTLELDTDTQDASETCVDPESSPKCKTEVKGKDKDEKDKEKMRDSDKEKPKDDTEKKDGDKDKIKGLDGTSLDSLLQRLPGCVSRDLIDQLTVEFCYLNSKTNRKKLVRALFNVPRTSLELLPYYSRMVATLSTCMKDVPPMLLSMLEEEFNFLINKKDQTNIETKIKNIRFIGELSKFKIASAGLVFTCLKACLDDFTHHNIDVACNLLETCGRFLYRSPETTIRMANMLEILMRLKNVKNLDPRHSTLVENAYYLCKPPERSARVTKVRPPLHQYIRKLIFSDLDKSTVEHVLRQLRKLPWSECEPYILKCFLKVHKGKYSQVHLIAVLTGGLGRYHDEFVVALIDEVLEEIRLGLELNDYEMQQRRLAHMRLLGELYNYEHIDSSVVFETLYLIICYGYGSSEQDTLDPPEDCFRIRLIVTLLQTCGHYFDRGSSKRKLDRFLIYFQQYVLSKGPIPFDIEFDIQDMFAELRPDMTRYSTIEEVNIALVELEEHERTFSADKIYSEKHSDGESQKGQSQSVSTINVNGQGTTNGIENGRVHDAAGDSDSYSDNGSIYHDGHEDEEEPMYEDKSDDGSDGDEDDDEDDGAVGSDEEDNVHVRQKLVQVDPNEEEDFDRELKTLMQESLESRKLDIRARPTINMIIPMNVFDGSKDPRFVEGESGEDTVEEDGGGGPNKVRVKVLMKRGNKQQTKQMYVPHDCTLVQSTKQKEAAELEEKQHLKKRILEYNEREEEELSGASLQAGNWMQSGNSSGNRTAVRGNWDGMRMGLRPRQHPHPSSGYYHSHGRRR